A DNA window from Pseudodesulfovibrio thermohalotolerans contains the following coding sequences:
- the atpB gene encoding F0F1 ATP synthase subunit A, with protein MGFSGGLPHPLLYMDMLKSIGHWGAQVEHALGVESINHVLYMWLVMAIILGLGLMVRSRLQLVPGGLQNVFETIIGGLEDFVVANLGEEGRQFMPLLCTIFIFILGMNWLGLVPGCDAPTANINTPASMAIIVFCFYQFVGIKKWGFGYIKHFMGPVGFLAPLMLILEPISHLARPLSLTLRLFGNIRGEEIVLILMFFLAPILGSLPMYFLFILAKTIQAFIFFMLTMLYLQGAIEHAH; from the coding sequence ATGGGTTTTTCGGGCGGATTGCCGCATCCTCTCTTGTACATGGACATGCTGAAAAGCATCGGCCATTGGGGCGCCCAAGTTGAACACGCTCTCGGCGTGGAAAGCATCAACCACGTGCTCTACATGTGGCTGGTCATGGCCATCATCCTGGGTCTGGGCCTGATGGTCCGCAGCCGCCTGCAGTTGGTTCCCGGCGGCCTCCAGAACGTCTTCGAGACGATCATCGGGGGGCTGGAGGACTTTGTCGTCGCCAACCTCGGCGAGGAAGGCCGTCAGTTCATGCCGCTGCTGTGCACCATTTTCATTTTCATCCTGGGCATGAACTGGCTTGGCCTCGTGCCGGGCTGCGACGCGCCCACCGCGAACATCAACACGCCGGCTTCCATGGCCATCATCGTGTTCTGTTTCTATCAGTTCGTCGGCATCAAGAAATGGGGCTTCGGCTACATCAAGCATTTCATGGGCCCGGTCGGCTTCCTGGCTCCGCTCATGCTTATCCTTGAGCCCATTTCTCACCTTGCCCGTCCGCTCAGCCTGACTCTTCGTCTTTTCGGTAATATCCGCGGCGAGGAAATCGTTTTGATCCTGATGTTCTTCCTGGCGCCGATCCTCGGCTCCCTGCCGATGTACTTCCTGTTCATCCTGGCGAAGACCATCCAGGCATTCATCTTCTTCATGCTGACCATGCTGTACCTGCAGGGTGCCATCGAGCACGCTCACTAG
- a CDS encoding TlpA family protein disulfide reductase, which yields MKRMWLSFALALGLLAMTACSGESGNDADKTGGEAQSSAAKSVPADSGSIPFMGRAELDQYLKDNAERPTMLFFWATWCPSCKQQIPELEALRKVRGDKVNIIALSMDERVEALERYLEKNPMDVSVYLGDRELAREFRVEAIPTLVIFDKTGKHIFSQAGVFPGSMLGAMVDKLN from the coding sequence ATGAAAAGAATGTGGCTCTCCTTCGCCCTTGCCCTGGGTCTTTTGGCCATGACGGCGTGTTCGGGCGAATCCGGCAACGATGCCGACAAGACGGGCGGCGAGGCCCAGTCCTCCGCCGCGAAGAGCGTTCCGGCGGACTCCGGCTCCATCCCCTTCATGGGACGGGCCGAGCTTGACCAGTATCTCAAGGACAATGCCGAAAGGCCCACCATGCTTTTCTTCTGGGCCACATGGTGCCCCTCCTGCAAGCAGCAGATTCCCGAGTTGGAGGCGTTGCGCAAGGTCAGGGGAGACAAGGTGAACATCATCGCCCTGTCCATGGATGAGCGCGTCGAAGCGCTGGAGCGGTATTTGGAGAAGAACCCCATGGACGTTTCCGTCTACCTGGGCGACCGGGAGCTGGCGCGCGAATTCCGCGTCGAGGCCATCCCGACCCTGGTGATCTTCGACAAGACCGGCAAGCATATCTTCTCCCAGGCCGGTGTCTTCCCTGGCTCCATGCTTGGAGCCATGGTGGACAAGCTGAACTAG
- a CDS encoding ATP synthase subunit I produces MLGRMNQGLERLLVRSGFAKPDVRIVVRNQIYVSLGTSLVIMLATLFSRWSLAYLAGAVIALVNFWTLARVTQSLVYDQKRGPYLLFVIFMGKMALSGLALWWLIGVERVPHWGLIAGLGTVVVNITATGLSQLGKK; encoded by the coding sequence GTGCTGGGCAGGATGAACCAAGGGCTTGAACGGCTGCTTGTCAGAAGCGGCTTCGCCAAGCCGGATGTGCGCATCGTTGTCCGCAACCAGATTTATGTGTCGCTGGGGACCTCTCTAGTGATCATGCTGGCAACACTGTTTTCCCGGTGGTCTCTGGCCTATCTGGCGGGGGCGGTAATCGCCCTGGTCAACTTCTGGACGCTCGCCCGCGTGACCCAGTCGTTGGTCTACGACCAGAAGAGGGGACCATATCTGCTGTTTGTCATATTCATGGGAAAGATGGCTCTGAGCGGGCTGGCCCTGTGGTGGCTGATCGGAGTCGAACGAGTTCCTCACTGGGGGTTGATTGCGGGGCTCGGCACCGTGGTGGTCAACATCACCGCGACCGGCCTGAGTCAGTTGGGGAAGAAATAG
- a CDS encoding ATP synthase F0 subunit C, with protein MKIAKILFSTLAMVLVASVAFAAEGADPVMSAKAYATAIGMGIAAGLCGIGQGMGVKGACEGIARNPEAGGQLSTTLILGLAFIESLAIYALVVNLILLFVV; from the coding sequence ATGAAAATCGCGAAGATTCTGTTTTCCACCCTGGCAATGGTTCTGGTCGCGTCCGTCGCCTTCGCCGCTGAAGGTGCCGATCCCGTCATGTCCGCCAAGGCCTACGCCACCGCCATCGGCATGGGCATCGCCGCCGGTCTCTGCGGTATCGGTCAGGGCATGGGTGTGAAGGGCGCCTGTGAAGGCATCGCCCGCAACCCCGAAGCCGGTGGTCAGCTGTCCACTACCCTGATTCTCGGCCTGGCCTTCATCGAGTCCCTGGCCATTTACGCCCTGGTCGTCAACCTGATCCTGCTCTTCGTCGTCTAG
- a CDS encoding homocysteine S-methyltransferase family protein: MRDFRSILDDDRIYYFDGGYGTLLQGRGLPAGLSPELWGLKEPDVIRSVHRDYLEAGADILTTNTFGGSKPKLGLNADPFELNRAMTAIAREVAGDRAFVAASIGPTGHFVKPLGDMTFRELVEIFKEQIKGCVAGGADFILGETLFDLAEAKAVVIAARMVCDLPVAVSMTFEGEASLTGTSPQTFVDTMQNMGVDLIGTNCSAGPEQMRDTLRAWAPRLETPTFAEANAGLPELDGDGNTVFRLQPEPFAEQAAGFAELGVKFIGGCCGTTPDHIRALRKRVGDVRWQRPEKTDNAQLVLTSRSVSVPIGFDHPGVIIGERINPTGKKQLTAELQDSIFAEAHRFAAEQVEQGAPVLDVNVGAPLVDEVQLLPELIVSLLGRTTAPLSIDSNDPAAVEAGLWAYPGSPLVNSISGEPGKMERLGPLCKLFGAPFILLPIVGKKLPVTASERLKVIEDLLARADALGIPRRLIMVDALALTVSSKPEAARHSMEVMRHCRDEWGLPTTIGLSNISFGLPARELLNSTFLALSMGAGLCSFISNPNSARIQESLHAAEVLLGRDPQAARYIDKFSGWVGGGGAQAGSAPAAKPGEPSLPPVQAAVVKGDKDNVVKLVEGELEKGMTAMDIVNDLLIPGILVVGDKYEAKEYFLPQLLQSAETMQTAFQRLKPLLEEDGGAGERPVVIMATVEGDIHDIGKNIVCLMLKNYGFEVVDLGKDVPAARIVDAAEEHNAALIGLSALMTTTMVRMEDTVKMVAERGLSAKVIIGGAVVTEKFCNAIGAHGWSTDAVAAVKLAQRLTQ, encoded by the coding sequence GTGCGCGATTTCAGGTCAATACTCGACGACGACAGAATTTATTACTTTGACGGCGGCTACGGTACGCTGCTTCAGGGCAGGGGGCTGCCCGCCGGGCTTTCCCCCGAGTTGTGGGGGCTCAAGGAGCCCGACGTCATCCGCTCCGTGCATCGCGATTACCTGGAGGCCGGGGCGGACATTCTGACCACCAACACCTTTGGCGGGTCCAAGCCCAAACTCGGCTTGAACGCCGATCCCTTCGAGCTGAACCGGGCCATGACCGCCATCGCCCGCGAAGTGGCGGGCGACCGCGCCTTTGTGGCGGCCTCCATCGGCCCCACCGGGCATTTTGTCAAGCCGCTGGGCGACATGACTTTCCGCGAGCTGGTGGAAATCTTCAAGGAACAGATCAAGGGCTGCGTGGCCGGAGGCGCGGACTTCATCCTGGGCGAGACCCTTTTCGACCTGGCCGAAGCCAAGGCCGTGGTCATCGCCGCGCGCATGGTCTGCGACCTGCCCGTGGCCGTCTCCATGACCTTCGAGGGTGAAGCGTCCCTGACCGGCACCTCGCCGCAGACCTTTGTGGACACCATGCAGAACATGGGCGTGGACCTCATCGGCACCAACTGTTCCGCCGGGCCGGAGCAGATGCGCGACACCCTGCGCGCCTGGGCTCCCCGGCTGGAGACGCCGACCTTTGCCGAGGCCAACGCCGGACTGCCCGAGCTGGACGGAGACGGCAACACCGTGTTCCGTCTGCAACCGGAACCGTTCGCCGAGCAGGCGGCCGGGTTCGCGGAGCTGGGGGTCAAGTTCATCGGCGGCTGCTGCGGCACCACCCCTGACCATATCCGCGCCTTGCGCAAGCGCGTCGGCGACGTCCGCTGGCAACGGCCCGAGAAGACCGACAACGCCCAACTGGTCCTCACCTCGCGTTCCGTCTCCGTGCCCATCGGTTTTGACCACCCCGGCGTCATTATCGGCGAGCGCATCAACCCCACAGGCAAGAAGCAGCTCACCGCCGAGCTTCAGGATTCCATTTTCGCCGAGGCGCACCGTTTCGCCGCCGAACAGGTGGAGCAGGGCGCGCCGGTGCTCGACGTCAATGTGGGCGCGCCCCTGGTCGACGAAGTCCAGCTCCTGCCCGAGTTGATCGTCTCCCTGCTGGGCCGGACGACCGCGCCGCTCTCCATCGACTCCAACGATCCGGCGGCAGTCGAGGCCGGGCTGTGGGCCTATCCCGGCTCTCCCCTGGTCAACTCCATCTCCGGCGAGCCCGGCAAGATGGAACGGCTCGGTCCGCTGTGCAAGCTCTTCGGCGCGCCGTTCATTCTCCTGCCCATTGTGGGCAAGAAGCTCCCGGTGACAGCGTCCGAACGGCTCAAGGTCATCGAGGACCTCCTGGCCCGGGCGGACGCCCTGGGCATTCCACGCCGCCTCATCATGGTCGACGCCCTGGCCCTGACCGTTTCGTCCAAGCCCGAGGCCGCCCGTCACTCCATGGAGGTCATGCGCCATTGCCGTGACGAGTGGGGCCTGCCCACCACCATCGGCCTGTCCAACATCTCTTTCGGCCTCCCGGCGCGTGAGCTTCTCAACTCCACCTTCCTCGCCCTGTCCATGGGCGCGGGGCTGTGCTCGTTCATCTCCAACCCCAACTCCGCGCGCATCCAGGAGTCCCTGCACGCCGCCGAAGTCCTGCTCGGCCGCGATCCCCAGGCCGCCCGCTACATCGACAAGTTCTCCGGCTGGGTCGGGGGAGGCGGGGCGCAGGCCGGTTCGGCTCCGGCCGCCAAGCCCGGCGAGCCGTCCCTGCCGCCGGTCCAGGCCGCCGTGGTCAAGGGCGACAAGGACAATGTCGTCAAGCTGGTGGAGGGGGAGCTGGAAAAGGGCATGACCGCCATGGACATTGTCAACGACCTGCTCATCCCCGGCATCCTCGTGGTCGGCGACAAGTACGAGGCCAAGGAATACTTTCTGCCCCAGCTCCTGCAGTCCGCCGAGACCATGCAGACCGCTTTTCAGCGGCTCAAGCCGCTTCTTGAGGAGGACGGCGGGGCTGGAGAGCGGCCGGTGGTGATAATGGCCACGGTGGAGGGCGACATTCACGACATCGGCAAGAATATCGTCTGCCTCATGCTCAAGAACTACGGCTTCGAGGTCGTGGACCTGGGCAAGGACGTGCCCGCCGCCAGGATCGTGGACGCTGCCGAGGAACACAACGCCGCCCTCATCGGGCTGTCCGCGCTCATGACCACCACCATGGTCCGCATGGAGGACACCGTGAAGATGGTCGCCGAACGCGGTCTCTCCGCCAAGGTCATCATCGGCGGGGCCGTGGTCACCGAAAAATTCTGCAACGCCATCGGCGCGCACGGCTGGTCCACGGACGCCGTGGCCGCCGTCAAGCTCGCGCAACGGCTGACGCAGTAG
- the hpt gene encoding hypoxanthine phosphoribosyltransferase has translation MAHKLKPFITDEQIAGRNAELGREITESYSGEGPLVCICVLKGAFLFFADIIRRIEREIEIDFVRLASYGSATSRSEDIVFSKDLEISIEGKDVLVIEDIVDTGHSMDFLLHVLKRRNPKSLKICALIDKQERREKAVTVDFAGFKLNDGFIVGYGLDYAERYRELGGIFELSNES, from the coding sequence ATGGCACACAAACTGAAACCTTTCATCACCGACGAGCAGATCGCAGGACGCAATGCGGAGCTTGGCCGTGAAATCACCGAGTCCTACTCCGGCGAAGGTCCGCTGGTCTGCATCTGCGTGCTCAAGGGCGCGTTTCTCTTTTTTGCGGACATCATCCGCCGTATCGAACGTGAGATCGAGATCGATTTCGTGAGGCTGGCCAGCTACGGCTCGGCCACTTCCCGCTCCGAGGACATCGTCTTTTCCAAGGACCTGGAAATTTCCATCGAGGGCAAGGATGTCCTGGTCATCGAGGATATCGTGGACACCGGGCATTCCATGGACTTTCTGCTTCATGTACTCAAGCGTAGAAATCCAAAGAGTTTGAAAATTTGTGCGCTTATTGATAAACAGGAACGACGGGAAAAGGCCGTGACCGTCGATTTCGCCGGTTTCAAGCTGAACGACGGGTTCATCGTCGGCTATGGCCTGGATTATGCCGAGCGGTACAGGGAACTGGGCGGCATTTTCGAGCTGTCCAACGAATCTTAG
- a CDS encoding aldo/keto reductase, with protein MKYIMLHTGAKMPALGLGTWQAAKGEVARAVTEALRIGYRHVDCAHVYGNENEVGEALAATPVPRRELWITSKLWNNSQCPKDVRPALERSLEALGLDYLDLYLIHWPVQLSHTVMYPQSGSDLIAWTEEHALETWSALEDCVRAGLVRHIGTSNFSMKKIQVLLDKGSILPAVSQVEMHPYLQQNKMRAYCQANGMGITGFAPLGSKHRPAHQHKEGEPGLLNHPDILAMAERLGTTPASILLGWAVSRGTSVIPKSTNPERLRQNLAAADLELAEADMAIISAMDMSYRFLDGSHWMLKGSPYTLENIWDGE; from the coding sequence ATGAAATACATCATGTTGCATACGGGAGCGAAAATGCCCGCTCTCGGTCTGGGGACATGGCAGGCAGCCAAAGGTGAAGTCGCCCGCGCCGTGACCGAGGCTTTGCGCATCGGCTACCGGCACGTGGATTGTGCCCACGTATACGGCAATGAAAACGAAGTCGGCGAGGCCCTTGCCGCAACGCCTGTTCCGCGACGTGAGCTTTGGATCACTTCCAAGCTCTGGAACAACTCCCAGTGCCCGAAGGACGTCCGGCCAGCCCTGGAGCGGTCCCTTGAGGCTCTCGGTCTTGACTACCTGGATCTTTATCTCATCCATTGGCCCGTGCAGCTTTCACACACGGTCATGTATCCTCAGTCCGGGAGTGATCTTATAGCCTGGACCGAAGAACACGCATTGGAGACGTGGAGCGCCCTGGAGGACTGTGTACGAGCGGGACTCGTGCGGCACATCGGCACATCCAATTTCAGCATGAAAAAGATTCAGGTTCTGCTGGACAAGGGCTCGATTCTGCCAGCCGTCAGCCAAGTGGAAATGCATCCCTATCTCCAGCAAAACAAGATGCGCGCCTATTGCCAGGCCAACGGCATGGGCATCACCGGCTTTGCACCCTTGGGGTCCAAGCACCGTCCGGCCCACCAACACAAAGAAGGAGAGCCAGGGCTGCTCAATCATCCGGATATCCTGGCCATGGCGGAAAGACTCGGCACCACGCCGGCGTCAATACTGCTCGGCTGGGCCGTCTCCCGGGGAACGTCCGTCATTCCCAAGTCGACAAATCCTGAGCGGCTTCGGCAAAACCTTGCCGCCGCCGATCTTGAACTTGCCGAGGCCGACATGGCCATCATTTCGGCTATGGATATGAGCTACCGTTTCCTTGATGGTTCACACTGGATGCTAAAAGGGTCGCCCTACACCCTTGAAAACATCTGGGACGGAGAATAG
- a CDS encoding DUF3426 domain-containing protein — MIVTCPNCETSYNLPDEKVPAGGAKVKCSKCAHVFKVELPPATPEEEVEALLEDNERGVDTAAGEDFDKTFDDVAAGDAEVAAEAAEVAGAPDEEEFPASDAADEIVEEMPDTDDLFEEEAPAADGVEVPAEAEDDLFADLGGGKDEESDDLFAEEEDVEDAESDGLFVDEGERGDDLFADEGDEDDGDLFEDADEAEIDDSRALFPSEDEGDEAAADLGGSLELDEKSKPGSSKSLGCLIVLLILAVAIGAAIYFRVWTFAGVNLGAMLKDVPFVGQLFAEDNGGEAPAPGESPAERVRKIELKNVKQYYVANEKVGNLFVVEGKAVNKFSKPKERVEVEVVLYDAGNNVLTSQSLLCGNVLSQFQLQVQSENEIKEGLASDVGILSNNTFIRPGASTPFMAVFFEPPAGVKEFLVKVVDVSDPK, encoded by the coding sequence ATGATCGTCACCTGCCCGAATTGCGAGACCAGCTACAACCTGCCCGATGAAAAAGTTCCGGCCGGCGGGGCCAAGGTCAAGTGCTCAAAGTGCGCGCACGTATTCAAGGTGGAGTTGCCTCCGGCCACTCCCGAGGAAGAGGTCGAGGCGCTGCTTGAGGACAACGAGCGAGGTGTGGACACCGCTGCGGGCGAGGATTTCGACAAGACGTTCGACGACGTTGCCGCCGGTGACGCCGAAGTCGCCGCCGAGGCTGCCGAAGTGGCCGGGGCGCCCGACGAGGAAGAGTTCCCGGCATCGGATGCGGCCGACGAGATCGTCGAGGAAATGCCCGATACGGACGATCTGTTCGAAGAGGAAGCCCCCGCCGCCGATGGCGTGGAGGTTCCGGCCGAAGCGGAGGACGACCTGTTCGCCGACCTGGGCGGCGGAAAGGACGAAGAATCCGACGACCTGTTCGCCGAAGAGGAAGACGTGGAAGACGCCGAGTCCGACGGTCTGTTCGTCGACGAGGGCGAACGCGGCGACGATCTGTTCGCGGACGAGGGCGACGAGGATGACGGAGACCTGTTCGAGGACGCCGACGAGGCGGAGATCGATGATTCACGGGCGCTTTTCCCTTCCGAAGACGAGGGGGACGAGGCGGCCGCCGACCTGGGCGGAAGCCTGGAGCTCGACGAGAAGTCGAAGCCCGGCAGCAGCAAGTCCCTGGGCTGTTTGATCGTTCTGCTTATCCTTGCCGTGGCCATCGGCGCGGCCATCTATTTCCGGGTCTGGACCTTCGCGGGCGTCAACCTTGGCGCCATGCTCAAGGACGTGCCCTTCGTGGGGCAGTTGTTCGCGGAGGACAACGGCGGCGAAGCGCCCGCTCCGGGCGAGTCCCCGGCCGAGCGAGTGCGCAAGATCGAGCTGAAGAACGTCAAGCAGTATTACGTGGCCAACGAGAAGGTGGGCAACCTGTTCGTGGTCGAGGGCAAGGCCGTCAACAAGTTTTCCAAGCCCAAGGAAAGGGTCGAGGTCGAGGTGGTTCTCTACGACGCGGGAAACAACGTCCTGACCTCCCAGTCGCTCCTGTGCGGCAATGTGCTGTCGCAGTTCCAGCTTCAGGTGCAGAGCGAAAATGAGATCAAGGAGGGGTTGGCCTCGGATGTGGGCATTCTCTCCAACAACACGTTCATCAGGCCCGGCGCGTCCACGCCCTTCATGGCCGTATTCTTCGAGCCCCCGGCAGGGGTCAAGGAGTTCCTGGTCAAGGTTGTGGACGTGAGCGACCCGAAATAG
- a CDS encoding AtpZ/AtpI family protein, whose product MFFSKDDRWVNITQLGGTAGTMGLHIVSATVVGLTFGYFLDKYFGTRPWLIMIFFFLGIIAGFKMVFEDFRRLQRREEAKRAGSLKQDGEKSAGQDEPRA is encoded by the coding sequence ATGTTCTTTTCAAAAGACGATCGGTGGGTGAACATCACTCAGCTGGGGGGCACCGCCGGAACGATGGGGCTGCACATCGTATCGGCAACCGTCGTCGGCCTGACCTTCGGGTATTTTCTGGATAAATACTTCGGGACCAGGCCTTGGCTGATAATGATCTTTTTCTTTCTGGGGATCATCGCCGGGTTCAAGATGGTTTTCGAGGATTTCAGGCGTCTCCAGAGGCGTGAAGAAGCTAAAAGAGCTGGTTCTTTGAAACAGGACGGAGAAAAGAGTGCTGGGCAGGATGAACCAAGGGCTTGA
- a CDS encoding TRAP transporter large permease codes for MSTLSITIVSLVVCFFIGMPIFMSLIISAIVAIMTCGYLPLSIIHNSLFDGVNLFPLLAIPCFVIAGTLMEHGNITKQIIDVVKQLVGRLPGGLGITTIMACTFFAAISGSGPGTVAAIGTLMIPSMVRSGYTPSYAAASASSGGTIGILLPPSNPMIIFAILANVSVTAMFTAGIVPGLMVAVFMTSMAMIKAKLEGVKVNEEQPPFNLKVFLKSLSKGGFALATPFIILGSIYSGMATPVEASVIAIVWALFVGIVINKALRWKHIKLSLLEGAMLSGTVLLIVGASTLFGKILTYEQAPLRLANMVLGVSKDPAIVLLMIVGILYFLGMFMETLSTMIILAPVLLPMVTGLGIDPIHFGVIMVITNEVAMLTPPLGVNLFVASRIANLSVEKISLAVLPYLLVLTICIIIVVYCPFLSTWLPAAIGAGQ; via the coding sequence ATGTCCACTCTCTCCATAACCATCGTGTCTTTGGTTGTCTGTTTCTTCATCGGCATGCCCATCTTCATGTCGTTGATCATTTCAGCCATCGTCGCCATCATGACCTGCGGCTATCTCCCGCTGTCCATTATCCACAACTCGCTGTTCGACGGCGTGAACCTGTTCCCGCTTCTGGCCATTCCCTGCTTCGTCATTGCCGGTACCCTCATGGAGCACGGCAACATCACCAAGCAGATCATCGACGTGGTGAAGCAGCTTGTCGGACGCCTGCCCGGCGGCCTCGGCATCACCACCATCATGGCCTGCACCTTCTTCGCCGCCATCTCTGGCTCCGGACCGGGAACCGTGGCAGCCATCGGCACCCTGATGATTCCGTCCATGGTGCGCAGCGGGTACACACCGTCTTATGCCGCTGCTTCGGCATCATCGGGCGGCACCATCGGCATTTTGTTGCCGCCGAGCAACCCCATGATCATTTTTGCCATTCTGGCCAACGTGTCCGTGACCGCCATGTTCACGGCGGGCATCGTTCCCGGCCTGATGGTCGCCGTCTTCATGACCTCCATGGCCATGATCAAGGCGAAGCTTGAAGGGGTCAAAGTCAACGAGGAACAGCCCCCGTTCAATTTGAAAGTCTTTTTGAAAAGTCTTTCCAAAGGCGGCTTTGCCCTGGCGACTCCCTTCATCATCCTGGGGTCCATCTATTCGGGCATGGCTACGCCTGTTGAGGCTTCGGTTATCGCCATCGTTTGGGCCCTGTTTGTCGGCATAGTCATCAACAAGGCCCTGAGATGGAAACATATAAAGCTGTCCCTGCTGGAAGGAGCCATGCTTTCCGGTACGGTCCTGCTTATCGTGGGCGCATCCACGCTCTTTGGAAAGATTCTGACCTACGAGCAGGCTCCCCTGCGCCTGGCGAACATGGTCCTCGGGGTTTCCAAGGACCCGGCGATCGTCCTGCTGATGATCGTGGGCATCCTGTACTTCCTGGGCATGTTCATGGAGACGCTGTCCACCATGATTATCCTGGCCCCGGTGCTTCTCCCCATGGTGACCGGCCTCGGCATCGACCCGATCCACTTCGGTGTGATTATGGTCATCACCAACGAGGTGGCCATGCTTACCCCGCCATTGGGCGTTAACCTCTTTGTGGCCTCACGTATCGCGAACCTGTCGGTGGAAAAGATCTCGCTGGCCGTTCTGCCGTATCTGCTGGTCCTGACGATATGCATCATTATCGTGGTTTACTGCCCGTTCCTCAGCACATGGCTCCCAGCAGCCATCGGCGCAGGGCAGTAG
- a CDS encoding redox-sensing transcriptional repressor Rex, which yields MKSEHIPKATIGRLAVYIQVLENLLRDGNDVVSSERLARACSVNSSQIRKDLAYFGEFGVRGVGYYVQELITSIKQSLGIDRLWKCALIGVGNMGSALLRHHDFEKRGFKICAAFDCDPDKIGLEFEGMEIVCPTHLKERAPELNLEIGIIATPPDRAQRAANHLVEANIRGIINFAPSRINVPKHIPVEYVDFFDHLYSIAFQITLGSD from the coding sequence ATGAAAAGCGAACACATCCCTAAAGCAACCATCGGACGGCTCGCCGTCTACATTCAGGTCCTCGAAAACCTCCTTCGGGACGGCAACGATGTCGTATCCTCGGAGCGCCTGGCCCGGGCCTGCTCGGTCAACTCCTCCCAGATCCGAAAGGACCTTGCGTACTTCGGTGAATTCGGCGTACGCGGCGTTGGCTACTACGTTCAGGAATTGATTACTTCCATCAAGCAGTCGCTCGGCATCGACCGACTCTGGAAGTGCGCCCTCATCGGCGTGGGCAACATGGGCAGCGCCCTGCTTCGGCATCATGATTTCGAGAAGCGCGGGTTCAAGATCTGCGCGGCCTTCGACTGCGACCCGGACAAGATCGGGCTTGAGTTCGAGGGCATGGAGATCGTCTGCCCCACCCATCTCAAGGAACGTGCGCCCGAGCTGAACCTCGAGATCGGTATTATCGCCACGCCGCCGGACCGCGCCCAGCGTGCGGCCAACCACCTGGTGGAGGCCAACATCCGCGGTATCATCAACTTCGCGCCGTCGAGGATCAACGTGCCCAAGCACATCCCCGTCGAGTACGTAGACTTTTTTGACCACCTATACTCCATTGCATTCCAGATAACGCTCGGTAGCGATTAG
- a CDS encoding N-acetyltransferase → MIRKARIEDVKSIHGLLMLTDQHDGLVLPRSFSQLYSHLRDFVIALDDDGTVIGCCALNIIWDNLAEIRSLVVESSHRGKKLGRKLVETCLSEAVTLGIYRVYTLTEVPGFFERVGFEPEEMDNLNQKIFLDCLNCPRFPDLCNEVAMTINL, encoded by the coding sequence ATGATACGCAAGGCACGCATCGAGGACGTCAAGTCCATCCACGGGCTGCTCATGTTGACCGATCAGCATGACGGCCTGGTCCTTCCCCGCTCCTTCAGTCAACTGTATTCCCATCTGCGGGACTTCGTGATCGCCCTTGACGATGACGGCACGGTCATCGGCTGCTGCGCCCTGAACATAATCTGGGACAACCTGGCGGAAATCCGCTCCCTGGTGGTGGAATCCTCCCATCGGGGCAAGAAGCTCGGCCGCAAGCTGGTCGAGACCTGCCTGTCCGAAGCCGTGACCCTCGGCATTTACCGGGTGTACACCCTGACCGAGGTGCCCGGCTTTTTCGAGCGGGTGGGCTTCGAGCCCGAGGAAATGGACAACCTGAACCAGAAGATATTTCTGGACTGTCTCAACTGCCCGAGGTTCCCCGACCTCTGCAACGAGGTGGCCATGACAATCAACCTGTAA
- a CDS encoding TRAP transporter small permease has product MIKKFFTNFEEGACMILIATMVFALTLQVFMRFVLSSSLAWTEELSRYSFIWSVYMGGVLAVKHSQHVRISAQFMVLPPKCRVALLMFTDTLWMVANFFIAYQSVLVLRDAFAFPEVSPTLGIVKGYVEAMLPASFLLMNVRLIIKYWHLIKNHELMSLAKITGGDA; this is encoded by the coding sequence ATGATTAAAAAATTCTTTACCAACTTTGAGGAAGGCGCCTGCATGATTTTGATTGCGACAATGGTGTTTGCCCTCACGTTGCAGGTCTTTATGCGTTTTGTACTCAGTTCGTCCCTGGCATGGACCGAGGAGTTGTCCCGCTACAGCTTCATCTGGTCCGTGTACATGGGGGGCGTACTGGCCGTAAAACATTCCCAACACGTACGCATCAGCGCCCAGTTTATGGTCCTACCGCCCAAGTGCAGAGTGGCTCTCCTCATGTTCACGGACACGCTCTGGATGGTGGCAAACTTCTTTATCGCTTATCAGTCGGTTCTGGTTCTCCGGGATGCCTTCGCGTTTCCCGAGGTCTCCCCGACACTGGGGATCGTCAAGGGCTATGTGGAAGCCATGCTGCCCGCCAGCTTTTTGCTGATGAACGTAAGATTGATCATAAAATATTGGCACCTTATCAAAAACCATGAATTGATGAGTCTTGCTAAAATCACTGGAGGGGATGCGTAA